One window of the Carnobacterium maltaromaticum DSM 20342 genome contains the following:
- a CDS encoding CCA tRNA nucleotidyltransferase: MQLAPEFEEALPVIQKIEEAGFVAYFVGGSVRDTILKKPISDVDIATSAFPEEIKAIFPRTVDVGIEHGTVMVLWQKEEYEITTFRTESTYQDFRRPDEVTFVRSLEEDLKRRDFTVNALAMSRDGEIIDYFDGLVDLNKGIIKAVGSATERFHEDALRMMRGVRFVSQLDFTLEAKTEAAIMEHHALLEKIAVERVQVEFIKLLLGKGRSQATIKLIETELYQYCPGLRKHGEGLYRYADLSGELPDSLTAWTLLVYFIQLDNQSIDAFMREWKCSKKAIQEVEVAKRALDFRLTTGWSKEQLYHTGLEIAVAVEKMHALLTGESDLAALETHYKNLPIHNKKQLKVTGNELIATLNRQPGIWLGELLVEIEREVLIGRLSNQTEAILSWAKEREI, from the coding sequence ATGCAATTAGCTCCAGAATTTGAAGAAGCACTTCCTGTTATTCAAAAGATTGAAGAAGCAGGATTTGTTGCTTATTTTGTTGGTGGAAGTGTCCGAGATACGATTCTTAAGAAACCTATCTCAGATGTTGATATTGCAACAAGTGCTTTTCCAGAAGAAATTAAAGCTATTTTTCCTAGAACGGTTGATGTGGGCATTGAGCATGGGACCGTTATGGTTTTATGGCAAAAAGAAGAGTATGAAATTACTACGTTCAGAACGGAATCGACCTATCAAGATTTTAGAAGACCAGATGAAGTCACTTTTGTGCGATCTTTAGAAGAAGATCTAAAACGGCGTGATTTTACGGTAAATGCATTAGCAATGAGTCGTGATGGCGAGATTATTGATTATTTTGATGGCTTAGTAGATTTAAATAAGGGTATCATTAAAGCTGTTGGCTCCGCTACGGAACGTTTTCATGAAGATGCTCTTAGAATGATGCGTGGTGTTCGTTTTGTTAGCCAATTGGACTTTACTTTAGAAGCGAAGACAGAAGCTGCAATTATGGAGCACCATGCTCTTTTAGAAAAGATTGCAGTAGAACGCGTACAAGTAGAATTTATTAAGCTACTGTTAGGTAAAGGGCGTAGTCAAGCAACGATTAAATTAATTGAAACCGAACTGTATCAGTACTGTCCTGGTTTAAGAAAGCATGGAGAAGGTTTATATCGCTATGCAGATTTAAGTGGAGAACTTCCTGATAGTTTGACTGCATGGACCTTGCTTGTTTATTTTATTCAATTAGACAATCAATCTATTGATGCTTTTATGCGCGAGTGGAAATGCTCAAAAAAAGCGATTCAAGAAGTTGAAGTAGCCAAAAGAGCGTTAGATTTCCGTTTGACTACAGGCTGGTCAAAAGAACAGCTCTATCATACCGGTTTAGAAATAGCAGTAGCCGTTGAAAAAATGCACGCCTTGTTAACTGGTGAAAGTGACCTAGCTGCGTTAGAAACGCACTATAAAAACTTGCCTATCCATAATAAGAAACAGTTAAAAGTGACGGGAAACGAGCTGATAGCTACTTTAAATCGCCAACCAGGTATTTGGTTAGGTGAATTATTAGTTGAAATAGAAAGAGAAGTACTTATTGGACGACTCTCTAATCAAACGGAGGCTATTTTAAGTTGGGCTAAAGAACGAGAAATTTAA
- a CDS encoding ABC transporter permease: protein MYKLYFTALKSLAAKETNRYLRIWIQTLVPPVITTSLYFVIFGNLIGGRIGEIEGFSYMEFIVPGLIMMSVITSSYSNVASSFFSQKLQKNIEELLIAPVPTHVIIWGFVIGGLGRSILVGTLVTIISLFFVPLHVYSWFIVIVTLLMTAILFSLAGLLNGVFAKSYDDVSIVPTFVLQPLTYLGGVFYAISMLPPFWQAVSKINPIVYMVSGFRYGFLGQTDVPIAFSLSILVLFTIILYSVCWYLINKGRGLRS, encoded by the coding sequence ATGTATAAATTATATTTTACAGCACTGAAAAGCTTAGCAGCAAAAGAAACCAACCGCTACCTACGAATTTGGATCCAAACCTTAGTTCCGCCTGTTATTACCACTTCGCTTTATTTTGTCATTTTTGGAAATCTAATTGGAGGAAGAATTGGCGAAATAGAAGGATTTTCTTACATGGAGTTTATCGTACCTGGACTCATTATGATGTCTGTTATTACAAGTTCGTATTCAAATGTCGCTTCTTCTTTTTTCTCACAGAAATTGCAAAAGAATATTGAAGAATTATTAATTGCGCCTGTTCCCACACATGTTATCATTTGGGGATTCGTCATTGGCGGACTCGGTAGAAGTATCTTAGTTGGCACACTCGTTACAATCATCTCATTGTTTTTTGTTCCACTTCATGTTTACTCATGGTTCATTGTTATCGTTACACTCCTTATGACGGCCATTTTATTTTCATTAGCTGGTCTACTGAATGGTGTTTTCGCTAAGTCTTATGATGATGTCTCAATTGTCCCTACTTTTGTTTTACAGCCACTAACTTATCTTGGTGGTGTGTTTTATGCTATTTCAATGTTGCCGCCATTTTGGCAAGCAGTTTCTAAAATTAACCCAATTGTTTATATGGTTTCTGGATTCCGTTATGGCTTCCTTGGACAAACGGATGTCCCAATCGCATTCTCTTTATCTATCCTTGTTCTCTTTACCATCATTTTGTATAGTGTTTGCTGGTATTTAATTAATAAAGGTCGAGGTTTAAGAAGTTAG
- the dapB gene encoding 4-hydroxy-tetrahydrodipicolinate reductase codes for MIKIVVAGFKGKMGLTATKMVLDKKEFELVGVLDPFAKEENINQLALFSEENVPVFTTKEALDSQISPDVWIDFTIPKVAYENTKFAIEHGIRPVVGTTGFTDTQVQELIAESSEKQIGGLIAPNFAIGAILMMQFAQKAAHYFPDVEIMELHHDQKLDAPSGTAIKTAEMIAEARGYHQQGNPEEKEIIKGARGADFEGMKIHSVRLPGLVAHQQVQFGSVGEGLTIRHDSYDRASFMTGVALGCEKVMELNQLVYGLENLL; via the coding sequence ATGATTAAAATAGTTGTAGCCGGATTTAAGGGTAAGATGGGTTTAACAGCCACTAAGATGGTTTTAGATAAAAAAGAATTTGAATTAGTTGGGGTTTTAGATCCATTTGCAAAAGAAGAAAATATCAATCAGTTAGCGCTTTTTAGTGAAGAAAATGTGCCTGTTTTTACGACAAAAGAAGCATTAGATAGCCAAATTTCACCAGATGTTTGGATTGATTTTACAATTCCAAAAGTAGCCTATGAAAATACGAAGTTTGCGATTGAGCACGGGATTCGTCCGGTCGTAGGGACAACTGGATTCACAGATACCCAGGTTCAAGAATTAATTGCTGAATCAAGCGAAAAACAAATTGGTGGCTTAATTGCACCTAACTTTGCAATTGGTGCGATTTTGATGATGCAATTTGCTCAAAAAGCAGCGCACTATTTTCCTGATGTTGAAATTATGGAATTGCATCATGACCAAAAATTAGATGCTCCAAGTGGCACGGCCATTAAAACAGCTGAAATGATTGCTGAAGCCCGTGGCTACCATCAACAAGGAAATCCTGAAGAAAAAGAAATAATCAAAGGGGCACGTGGCGCTGACTTTGAAGGAATGAAGATTCACAGTGTCCGTTTACCAGGTTTGGTTGCTCACCAACAAGTACAATTTGGTAGTGTTGGAGAAGGTTTGACAATACGTCACGATTCTTATGACCGGGCTTCCTTTATGACTGGGGTAGCATTGGGATGCGAAAAAGTTATGGAACTAAATCAATTGGTTTATGGGTTGGAAAATTTGTTATGA
- a CDS encoding ArsR/SmtB family transcription factor produces the protein MDYLRVSKMMKAIAEPNRLQIVDKISTGEKCACDILDDFNFTQPTLSHHMKVLIDAGIVSARKEGKWHYYSLLSENIAEFQKLTNQIFKLQ, from the coding sequence GTGGACTATTTAAGAGTATCAAAAATGATGAAAGCTATTGCTGAGCCAAATCGATTACAGATAGTAGATAAGATTTCTACGGGTGAAAAATGTGCTTGTGATATTTTAGATGATTTTAACTTTACACAGCCAACGCTTTCACATCATATGAAAGTCTTGATAGATGCTGGGATTGTGTCCGCTCGTAAAGAAGGTAAATGGCATTATTATTCTCTGCTATCAGAGAATATTGCAGAATTTCAAAAACTCACAAATCAGATTTTTAAATTACAATAA
- a CDS encoding ReoY family proteolytic degradation factor produces MSTKISLETKKEFLSWFLDYHQLKRREAMWILNYLMTHETVLNKVHFVEAVRTTPRGMALSAIGTEEEPFRFFKEGAVFEDPEQGFHEIRLNWADQLYVELFFNDQWKSPEYVAVLEDNPYHRWNDSVSDEVKQEVDEALVKFDLERKKAELTPKINEALEEGNRALFDELSKEWNQLMVEFEKL; encoded by the coding sequence ATGAGCACTAAAATATCTTTAGAAACAAAAAAAGAGTTTTTAAGTTGGTTTTTAGATTACCACCAACTAAAAAGAAGAGAAGCTATGTGGATTTTAAACTATTTAATGACTCATGAAACAGTTCTAAATAAAGTTCATTTTGTTGAAGCTGTTCGAACAACTCCTAGAGGTATGGCTTTATCGGCTATTGGTACTGAGGAAGAGCCGTTTCGTTTCTTTAAGGAAGGCGCAGTTTTTGAAGATCCTGAACAAGGTTTTCATGAGATTCGGTTAAATTGGGCAGATCAACTGTATGTTGAATTGTTTTTCAATGATCAATGGAAATCACCAGAATATGTAGCTGTTTTAGAAGACAACCCGTATCATCGTTGGAACGACAGTGTTAGTGATGAAGTGAAACAAGAAGTTGATGAAGCATTAGTTAAATTTGACTTAGAACGAAAAAAAGCAGAATTAACGCCAAAAATTAATGAAGCATTAGAAGAGGGAAACCGAGCATTGTTTGACGAATTATCCAAAGAATGGAACCAGTTAATGGTTGAATTTGAAAAATTATAG
- a CDS encoding ABC transporter ATP-binding protein, with protein sequence MTYALELTDLKKVYATGVEALRGINLVVEEGDFYALLGPNGAGKSTTIGIITSLVNKTSGKVKVFGYDIDTDLVRAKQQIGLVPQEFNFNPFETVEQIVVNQAGYYGVPRNEALKRSEKYLKQSNLWEKRHERARMLSGGMKRRLMIARALMHEPRLLILDEPTAGVDIELRREMWTFLRELNENGTTIILTTHYLEEAEMLCRNIGIIQSGELIENTSMKTLLAKLEFETFIFDLAPYDKKPAINGYQSFFEDDLTLAVEVERNQGLNNLFEQLTKQNISVLSMRNKSNRLEELFLKITEEKHV encoded by the coding sequence ATGACCTATGCACTTGAATTAACAGATTTAAAAAAAGTCTATGCAACAGGCGTGGAAGCTTTGCGAGGCATCAATTTAGTCGTAGAAGAAGGTGATTTTTATGCATTATTGGGTCCAAATGGTGCTGGAAAATCAACAACAATAGGCATTATTACATCACTTGTTAACAAAACTTCTGGAAAAGTAAAAGTTTTTGGTTATGACATTGATACAGACTTAGTTCGCGCAAAACAGCAGATTGGTCTCGTCCCTCAAGAATTCAACTTTAATCCATTTGAAACAGTGGAACAAATAGTTGTCAATCAAGCAGGCTATTATGGTGTCCCTCGAAATGAAGCACTAAAACGTAGCGAAAAATACCTAAAACAATCTAATTTGTGGGAAAAACGCCACGAGCGCGCACGTATGCTCTCTGGAGGAATGAAACGTCGCTTAATGATTGCACGAGCATTGATGCATGAACCGCGTCTACTAATTTTAGATGAACCGACCGCCGGTGTTGATATTGAATTAAGACGAGAAATGTGGACATTCCTAAGAGAATTGAATGAGAATGGCACCACTATTATCTTGACAACCCATTATCTAGAAGAAGCCGAGATGCTTTGCCGTAATATTGGTATCATTCAATCTGGTGAATTAATTGAAAATACAAGTATGAAAACTTTGTTAGCAAAATTAGAGTTTGAAACCTTTATATTTGATTTAGCTCCTTACGACAAAAAGCCAGCAATTAACGGTTATCAAAGCTTTTTTGAAGATGACTTGACGCTAGCAGTTGAAGTTGAGCGCAATCAAGGGTTGAATAACTTATTTGAGCAACTGACCAAACAAAATATAAGTGTGCTCTCCATGCGCAACAAATCCAATCGACTGGAAGAACTATTTCTAAAAATCACGGAGGAAAAACATGTATAA
- a CDS encoding nitroreductase family protein, which translates to MSNKYIELLKNRRSIYGIGKDVTLADDAIVSLVKEAVKESPASFNSQTSRVVVLFNESHNKLWSIVEDALRKEVPADAFESTLAKLNSFRSGYGTILFFEDTDIVKNLQNQFELYADNFPVWSEQSSGIAQHSVWTALAEENIGASLQHYNPLIDDAVKAEWDLPAAWNLRAQMPFGSIVAEAGEKEYMDDAARFRIFN; encoded by the coding sequence ATGTCAAACAAATATATTGAATTATTAAAAAATCGTCGTTCTATCTATGGAATCGGTAAAGATGTAACTTTAGCAGATGATGCAATCGTATCATTGGTAAAAGAAGCAGTTAAAGAAAGCCCAGCATCATTCAACTCACAAACATCTCGAGTTGTAGTATTATTTAACGAATCTCATAATAAATTATGGAGTATTGTTGAAGATGCGCTAAGAAAAGAAGTTCCTGCAGATGCATTTGAGTCAACTTTAGCTAAATTGAATTCATTCCGCTCTGGATATGGAACAATTTTATTCTTTGAAGATACAGATATCGTGAAAAACTTACAAAACCAATTTGAATTATATGCAGATAATTTCCCAGTTTGGTCAGAGCAATCAAGCGGAATTGCACAACATTCTGTTTGGACAGCTTTAGCAGAAGAAAATATTGGTGCAAGTTTACAACATTACAATCCACTTATTGACGATGCAGTTAAAGCAGAGTGGGATTTACCAGCAGCTTGGAACTTAAGAGCACAAATGCCTTTTGGTTCAATCGTAGCAGAAGCTGGCGAAAAAGAATATATGGATGATGCAGCAAGATTCCGTATTTTCAACTAA
- a CDS encoding tetratricopeptide repeat protein, with product MNYGEQMIEALQNNALEEAQELFIEALEKDQPEELYVLADTLYQLGFLAETKAIYEHLLIDFSHDDELKIGLAEIAIEEDDIDGAMDWLMAIEEESPAYPQALLVSADLYQVQGLYEVSEQKLLLAKELLPDEPILTFALAELYFVMGKYAQAIYGYEELSEAGLGEISGINLAQRIGSAYSAIGDFEQAIPYLELAEKENETTDLLFELGFTYLQNKEYRRASETLFKLKELDPSYTSLYPYLAKSLEEENQLDRATEVIREGLRADQYNPELFYYAADLFLKLGDEEQGEYYYQESLELNPDNETVQLALINLYLKQERFNEAVVKIETALENEEADAQFYWSLALAQEGLENYAKAAEAYQTAYPSFTRNKDFLKAYALFLREEGALKLTKEVIEKYLEIESSDEEMIAILDEINSDI from the coding sequence ATGAATTATGGAGAACAAATGATTGAGGCTTTACAAAATAATGCTTTAGAAGAAGCGCAAGAATTATTTATCGAGGCTTTAGAAAAAGATCAACCCGAAGAATTATATGTCCTAGCAGATACACTCTATCAACTTGGTTTTTTAGCAGAAACAAAAGCCATCTATGAGCATTTACTTATTGATTTTAGCCATGATGATGAATTGAAGATTGGTTTGGCAGAAATTGCAATTGAAGAAGATGATATTGATGGGGCGATGGATTGGTTAATGGCAATTGAAGAAGAGAGTCCGGCTTACCCGCAAGCCTTATTAGTTTCTGCTGATTTATATCAAGTTCAAGGATTGTATGAAGTTAGTGAACAAAAATTATTATTAGCTAAAGAACTTTTACCAGATGAGCCTATTTTAACTTTTGCACTAGCTGAATTGTATTTTGTAATGGGGAAATATGCCCAAGCTATTTATGGCTACGAGGAGCTCTCTGAAGCAGGTTTAGGTGAGATTAGTGGAATTAACCTGGCACAACGAATAGGGAGCGCATATAGCGCTATTGGAGACTTTGAGCAAGCAATTCCATATTTAGAGTTAGCAGAAAAAGAAAATGAAACGACTGATTTATTATTTGAACTTGGTTTTACTTATTTGCAAAATAAAGAGTATCGACGAGCAAGCGAAACGTTATTTAAATTAAAAGAGTTAGATCCTAGTTATACGTCTCTTTACCCTTATTTAGCTAAAAGCTTAGAAGAAGAGAATCAATTAGACCGTGCTACCGAGGTTATTCGTGAGGGACTAAGAGCAGATCAATACAATCCAGAATTATTCTATTATGCTGCTGATTTATTCTTGAAATTAGGCGATGAAGAACAAGGAGAATATTACTATCAAGAATCTTTGGAGTTGAATCCTGATAACGAAACAGTGCAACTCGCGCTGATTAATTTATATTTAAAACAAGAGCGGTTTAATGAAGCAGTTGTCAAGATTGAGACAGCGCTGGAAAATGAAGAAGCAGATGCACAGTTTTACTGGAGCTTAGCTTTGGCGCAAGAAGGATTGGAAAATTATGCTAAAGCTGCTGAAGCATACCAGACAGCGTACCCAAGTTTTACGCGTAATAAAGACTTCTTAAAAGCATATGCCTTATTCTTAAGAGAAGAAGGAGCGTTAAAATTAACCAAGGAAGTTATCGAGAAGTATCTTGAAATAGAATCCTCAGATGAAGAGATGATTGCCATCTTAGATGAAATTAATAGCGATATTTAA
- the argC gene encoding N-acetyl-gamma-glutamyl-phosphate reductase, which produces MKISIIGATGYSGLELIRLLESHSKVEIFSLHSYSNYSENVAYLYPHLKGICELPLEPIDVSRICQHSQVVFFAAPSGIAKDQVAPFLEAGLTVIDLSGDLRLKNPDDYPTWYHFPAAEKGLLDQAIYGLSEWADVKKQKLISNPGCYATATLLALAPLIIEDLIELDSIVVDAKSGLSGAGKSMQTTSMYTEVNDNLTIYKMNQHQHIPEIIQQLKKWQSGVENIQFSTSLIPITRGISTTIYAKLKSRLTTEELNAFYTSHYNDKPFVRIQAPNKLPTIKQVVGSNFCDIGMTVNPTTNQVIIVSTIDNLVKGAAGQAVQNLNQSFGFAPNDGLKFSPIFP; this is translated from the coding sequence TTGAAGATTTCTATTATTGGGGCAACGGGATATAGTGGGTTAGAATTAATTCGTTTATTAGAATCACATTCAAAAGTAGAGATTTTTTCTTTGCATAGTTATTCTAATTATTCAGAAAATGTTGCATATTTATATCCGCATTTAAAAGGGATTTGCGAATTACCATTAGAACCAATTGATGTTTCACGTATTTGTCAACATAGCCAAGTTGTTTTTTTTGCAGCTCCTTCAGGAATAGCAAAGGATCAAGTGGCACCGTTTCTTGAGGCAGGTTTGACGGTTATTGATTTATCAGGAGATTTACGTTTGAAAAATCCTGACGATTATCCAACTTGGTATCATTTTCCAGCAGCTGAAAAAGGGCTATTGGATCAAGCTATTTACGGTTTAAGTGAATGGGCTGATGTTAAAAAGCAAAAATTAATTTCAAATCCAGGATGTTACGCAACAGCAACCTTACTTGCTTTAGCCCCTTTGATAATAGAAGACCTTATTGAGCTAGATTCGATTGTTGTCGATGCCAAATCAGGTTTATCTGGCGCCGGAAAATCAATGCAAACAACAAGCATGTACACGGAAGTCAATGATAATTTAACAATCTATAAAATGAATCAACATCAACATATCCCTGAGATCATTCAACAATTAAAAAAATGGCAGTCAGGAGTTGAGAATATTCAATTTTCAACTTCCTTAATCCCAATTACGCGAGGGATAAGTACCACGATATATGCTAAGTTAAAGAGCAGATTAACAACAGAGGAGTTAAACGCTTTTTATACGAGTCATTATAACGATAAGCCTTTTGTTCGAATACAAGCACCAAACAAATTGCCAACCATTAAACAAGTTGTGGGATCAAATTTTTGCGATATAGGAATGACAGTAAATCCTACTACAAATCAAGTCATTATCGTTTCGACGATTGATAATTTAGTCAAGGGAGCCGCTGGTCAAGCAGTCCAAAATTTAAATCAGAGTTTTGGTTTCGCACCTAATGATGGTTTGAAATTTAGCCCGATTTTTCCATAA
- a CDS encoding nucleotide pyrophosphohydrolase: MKKSLQDMQVEVDDYINQFKTGYFSPLGQMARLTEEVGELAREINHHHGEKLKKTSEPAKEVAEELGDVLFVVLSMANSLDIDMTEAFDLVMKKFNQRDKFRFERNDGKND, translated from the coding sequence TTGAAAAAAAGTTTACAAGATATGCAAGTAGAGGTCGATGATTATATCAATCAATTTAAGACTGGGTACTTTTCGCCGTTGGGTCAAATGGCTCGTTTAACTGAAGAAGTAGGGGAACTGGCACGGGAAATTAATCACCATCATGGTGAAAAATTAAAAAAAACCAGTGAACCAGCCAAAGAAGTAGCGGAAGAACTAGGCGATGTGCTTTTTGTTGTTTTATCAATGGCAAATTCTTTAGATATAGACATGACTGAAGCTTTTGATTTAGTTATGAAAAAATTTAATCAACGGGATAAATTCCGTTTTGAAAGGAACGATGGAAAAAATGATTAA
- a CDS encoding GNAT family N-acetyltransferase produces MNQISLKEVTKENIEDILQLQVKESQKSFVATTSKSLAYAYVSRDAVSPYGIYEEEQLIGYVSLIFDENDQMYNIWHFLIDAKYQGYGYGKKAMRAVMYNIREKAYGLTNTVALGVDLNNKLAIHLYEEFGFIDSGETDDDGELIMLCKI; encoded by the coding sequence ATGAATCAAATTAGCTTGAAAGAGGTCACTAAAGAGAATATTGAAGATATTTTACAACTACAAGTTAAGGAAAGTCAAAAAAGTTTCGTTGCAACTACGAGTAAAAGTCTAGCATATGCTTATGTATCCAGAGATGCAGTAAGTCCTTACGGAATATATGAAGAGGAACAACTAATTGGATATGTTTCACTTATTTTTGATGAAAATGATCAGATGTATAATATCTGGCATTTTTTAATTGATGCGAAATATCAAGGTTATGGTTATGGAAAAAAAGCGATGAGAGCGGTAATGTATAACATTCGGGAAAAAGCATATGGTCTTACAAATACGGTTGCGTTAGGTGTTGATTTGAATAATAAACTAGCTATTCACTTATATGAAGAGTTTGGTTTTATTGATTCTGGAGAAACAGATGATGACGGTGAACTGATTATGTTGTGTAAAATTTAG
- a CDS encoding thioesterase family protein — protein sequence MITKLSKTFIVKEEQTAIEMKSGDLAVLATPALVAMLEETAKDSILELLNEGETTVGIEVNLKHVRPSRISEEIQCEAELIEQTKNILRFTLKALAGESIIAEGTHQRAIVNSEKFMAKLTK from the coding sequence ATGATAACTAAACTAAGTAAAACGTTTATTGTTAAAGAAGAACAAACAGCTATAGAAATGAAATCTGGTGATTTAGCTGTTTTAGCAACACCAGCCTTAGTTGCAATGCTAGAAGAAACAGCCAAAGACAGCATCTTAGAGTTGCTTAATGAAGGAGAAACAACTGTAGGAATTGAAGTGAACTTGAAGCATGTGCGCCCGAGTAGGATTAGTGAAGAAATTCAATGTGAGGCTGAGTTGATTGAGCAAACAAAAAATATCTTGCGCTTTACTTTAAAGGCTTTGGCAGGAGAATCAATTATTGCTGAAGGAACGCATCAAAGAGCCATCGTCAATAGCGAAAAATTTATGGCTAAACTAACCAAATAA